In one Neobacillus sp. CF12 genomic region, the following are encoded:
- the acpP gene encoding acyl carrier protein, whose protein sequence is MTTFEKLKPIISDQLGVKMEIIKLESSFKDDFDADSLDMVDLTMEIEDEFAIEISDKVAATLQTVGDVVKYIENAR, encoded by the coding sequence ATGACAACATTTGAAAAATTAAAGCCAATTATTTCAGACCAATTAGGTGTCAAAATGGAGATTATCAAACTGGAATCATCTTTCAAAGATGACTTCGACGCTGATTCGCTTGATATGGTGGACCTGACGATGGAAATTGAAGATGAATTCGCGATTGAAATTAGTGACAAAGTGGCAGCGACGCTTCAAACGGTTGGGGATGTCGTAAAGTATATTGAAAACGCTCGTTAA
- the mutL gene encoding DNA mismatch repair endonuclease MutL, translated as MGKIIQLDDALSNKIAAGEVVERPASVVKELVENAIDAGSTVIEIEVEEAGLAKIRITDNGNGIEEDDVLLAFQRHATSKIKNENDLFRIRTLGFRGEALPSIASVSRLEMKTSTGDGAGNRVVIEGGKVEVYEKASSRRGTDITITDLFFNTPARLKYMKTIHTELGNITDVVNRLALSHPEVAFRLIHNERKLLQTNGNGDVRQVLASIYGIAIAKQLVPISGESLDYKISGFASMPEVTRASRNYISTMINGRFIKNYALAKAIQEGYHTLLPIGRFPIVLLNIEMDPLLVDVNVHPSKMEVRISKEIELNELVTDIIKKAFKSKILIPSAYTQEKREVAKSEQTTLVLDERTNPTPVKKEVIWTPPVVQSTIQERGTDIEVKVEPWTPKVEVEEEETILNSWEDTPSERESTEIDIETESYAIEDQEESRIPRLYPIGQMHGTYIFAQNENGLYIIDQHAAQERLKYEYFREKVGQVHAELQELLVPITLDYSTDEYLKINENRIELEKVGVFLEEFGLNSYIVRSHPQWFPKGEEKQIIEDMIEQLLSMKKVDIKKLREEAAIMMSCKASIKANRHLRNDEIQALLDDLRKASDPFTCPHGRPIIVHYSSYEMEKMFKRVM; from the coding sequence ATGGGTAAGATTATCCAATTAGATGATGCACTATCCAATAAAATTGCTGCAGGTGAAGTAGTAGAGCGACCTGCTTCGGTTGTAAAGGAATTAGTAGAGAATGCGATTGACGCTGGCAGTACGGTGATTGAAATTGAAGTCGAAGAGGCAGGGCTAGCGAAAATTCGAATCACGGATAATGGTAATGGAATCGAAGAAGATGACGTCTTACTCGCCTTCCAACGTCATGCTACGAGTAAAATCAAGAATGAAAATGACTTATTCCGTATTCGTACTCTTGGCTTTCGTGGGGAAGCCCTCCCGAGTATCGCTTCTGTATCAAGGCTTGAGATGAAGACCTCTACAGGTGATGGTGCTGGAAATCGAGTGGTGATTGAAGGCGGCAAGGTGGAGGTATATGAAAAAGCTTCGAGCAGACGTGGAACGGATATTACAATAACTGATTTATTTTTTAATACACCAGCTCGTCTAAAATATATGAAAACCATCCATACAGAGCTTGGGAATATTACCGATGTAGTGAACCGTCTTGCACTTTCTCATCCAGAGGTTGCCTTTCGCTTAATTCATAACGAACGTAAATTGCTGCAGACGAACGGAAATGGTGATGTTCGCCAAGTGCTTGCATCTATTTATGGAATAGCAATTGCCAAACAGCTTGTGCCGATTTCAGGAGAATCACTTGATTACAAGATTAGCGGCTTTGCCTCAATGCCTGAGGTAACAAGAGCTTCAAGAAACTATATATCTACAATGATTAATGGTCGTTTTATAAAAAATTATGCCTTAGCAAAAGCGATTCAAGAAGGGTATCATACTTTGCTGCCTATTGGGAGATTTCCAATTGTTCTCCTCAATATTGAGATGGACCCGTTATTGGTTGATGTCAACGTACACCCATCAAAAATGGAAGTTCGGATAAGTAAAGAAATTGAACTGAATGAATTGGTTACGGACATCATTAAGAAAGCTTTTAAATCGAAAATATTAATTCCAAGTGCTTATACCCAGGAAAAGCGAGAGGTAGCTAAATCGGAACAGACTACTTTGGTTCTTGATGAACGTACCAATCCTACTCCGGTTAAAAAAGAGGTAATTTGGACTCCTCCTGTCGTTCAAAGCACCATTCAAGAAAGAGGAACTGATATTGAGGTAAAAGTGGAGCCATGGACTCCGAAGGTAGAAGTGGAAGAAGAGGAAACTATATTAAATAGTTGGGAAGATACGCCTTCCGAGAGGGAATCAACTGAAATAGATATAGAGACTGAATCTTATGCTATTGAGGACCAAGAAGAAAGCCGAATTCCAAGACTGTATCCAATTGGTCAAATGCACGGCACCTATATCTTTGCTCAAAATGAAAATGGTTTATATATTATCGACCAGCATGCTGCTCAGGAACGACTCAAGTATGAGTATTTCCGTGAAAAAGTGGGCCAAGTTCATGCGGAGCTTCAGGAATTACTAGTTCCCATCACGCTGGATTATTCAACGGATGAATACTTGAAAATCAATGAAAATCGTATTGAATTAGAAAAGGTCGGGGTTTTTCTAGAGGAGTTTGGTTTGAATAGCTATATCGTTCGATCCCATCCACAATGGTTCCCGAAAGGCGAAGAAAAACAAATCATTGAAGACATGATTGAACAGCTTCTTTCGATGAAAAAAGTCGATATCAAAAAGCTTCGTGAGGAAGCAGCCATCATGATGAGTTGTAAAGCTTCTATTAAAGCTAATCGTCATTTACGAAATGATGAAATTCAGGCATTACTCGATGACTTGAGAAAAGCATCAGACCCGTTTACCTGTCCGCATGGTAGACCGATTATTGTCCATTATTCCTCTTACGAGATGGAGAAAATGTTTAAACGGGTAATGTAG
- the mutS gene encoding DNA mismatch repair protein MutS, protein MAGYTPMIQQYLTVKADYQDAFLFFRLGDFYEMFFDDAIKASQELEITLTSREGGSEDRIPMCGVPYHSAPNYIEQLISKGYKVAVCEQMEDAKLTKGMVRREVVQLITPGTVMEGKSLSDKENNYIASISCFDDGTFGFAYTDLSTGESKVTQLSSNFDEVLNELAVLSSKEVVVATDFDGALQKKMRERDVLAISFEDNSSVEMNFSHLLDNLNQDKLKQSAARLFHYLYRSQKRSLDHLQPVTTYQIHQYMKIDYYSKRNLELTETIRSKGKKGSLLWLLDETITAMGGRTLKTWIDRPLISRNDIEHRQTIVEVLMNKYFERQELREKLTEVYDLERLAGRVAFGNVNARDLVQLKRSLMQIPFLKQILFGMEHEEVNKIAESLDPCEEVTDLLEQAIVENPPLSLKEGNMIRDGYNEQLDQYRYASRNGKTWIAQLESEEREKTGIKSLKIGYNRVFGYYIEVTRANLHLLTEGQYERKQTLSNAERFITPALKEKEALILQAEEKIGELEYELFAEIREIVKEHIPRLQAAAKAVSELDVLQCFAQVSEERRYVKPKFSTDGKVVLKEGRHPVVEKVLNAQEYVANDCFMDQEREVLLITGPNMSGKSTYMRQIALTAILAQIGCYVPADEAVLPIFDQVFTRIGAADDLISGQSTFMVEMLEARNALTNATQNSLILFDEIGRGTSTYDGMALAQAIIEYIHTHIGAKTLFSTHYHELTVLEDELEKLKNIHVSAIEHNGKLVFLHKIKEGPTDKSYGIHVAQLAELPKELIHRANEILSALEKPDVKPVAVKSSVKEIKEQPAQLSFFDEPKETMKQELSSKEKKVLDKMKELDLLDITPLQAINLLYDLQKKLKS, encoded by the coding sequence ATGGCTGGTTATACGCCGATGATACAGCAATACTTAACCGTGAAGGCAGATTATCAAGATGCCTTTTTATTTTTTCGCTTAGGAGATTTTTATGAAATGTTCTTTGACGATGCGATAAAAGCATCGCAAGAATTAGAGATTACCTTAACAAGCCGCGAAGGTGGCAGTGAGGACCGAATTCCGATGTGCGGGGTTCCCTATCATTCTGCCCCTAACTATATTGAACAACTTATATCAAAAGGCTACAAAGTAGCTGTGTGTGAGCAAATGGAAGACGCAAAATTAACAAAAGGAATGGTTAGACGGGAAGTTGTTCAACTGATTACACCTGGAACGGTAATGGAAGGGAAGTCGTTATCAGATAAAGAAAATAACTACATTGCCTCGATTTCCTGTTTTGACGATGGGACATTTGGATTTGCATATACCGATCTTTCAACAGGTGAAAGCAAGGTAACACAACTATCATCCAATTTTGATGAAGTGTTAAATGAATTAGCCGTATTAAGTTCTAAGGAAGTTGTTGTCGCAACCGACTTTGATGGAGCGTTGCAAAAGAAAATGCGTGAACGTGATGTACTCGCTATTTCCTTTGAAGATAATAGTTCAGTAGAAATGAATTTTTCACATCTGCTAGACAATCTTAATCAAGATAAATTAAAACAAAGTGCAGCAAGATTGTTTCACTATCTATATCGTTCACAAAAGAGGAGCCTTGACCACCTTCAACCGGTCACTACCTATCAAATTCATCAATATATGAAAATTGATTACTACTCGAAACGGAATCTTGAATTAACCGAGACGATCCGTTCGAAAGGGAAAAAAGGTTCTTTACTTTGGCTGCTTGATGAGACAATTACAGCCATGGGTGGTAGGACGCTGAAAACGTGGATTGATCGTCCATTAATTTCTCGTAATGATATTGAGCATCGTCAAACGATTGTAGAAGTGCTAATGAACAAATATTTTGAACGTCAGGAGCTTCGTGAAAAGTTGACGGAAGTATATGATTTGGAGCGACTTGCTGGTCGTGTTGCTTTTGGTAACGTCAATGCCCGTGACCTTGTGCAATTAAAACGGTCATTAATGCAGATTCCTTTCTTAAAACAAATTCTCTTCGGCATGGAGCATGAAGAAGTAAATAAAATTGCTGAATCTCTGGATCCTTGCGAGGAAGTCACGGATCTATTAGAACAAGCGATTGTGGAGAATCCTCCACTCTCATTAAAAGAAGGAAATATGATCCGAGACGGATACAATGAACAGTTGGATCAATACCGGTATGCAAGCCGAAACGGAAAAACGTGGATTGCTCAACTGGAGAGTGAAGAGCGGGAGAAGACCGGGATTAAATCTTTGAAAATCGGTTATAATCGTGTATTTGGCTATTATATAGAAGTAACGAGGGCAAATTTGCATCTTCTAACAGAAGGACAATACGAGCGAAAGCAGACTTTATCAAATGCGGAAAGATTTATTACCCCTGCGTTAAAAGAAAAAGAAGCGCTAATTTTACAAGCAGAAGAAAAAATTGGTGAACTTGAATATGAGCTTTTTGCTGAAATCCGTGAGATTGTAAAAGAACATATCCCGCGCCTGCAGGCAGCAGCAAAAGCGGTTAGTGAGTTAGATGTTCTGCAATGCTTTGCACAGGTGAGTGAAGAGCGACGTTATGTCAAGCCGAAGTTTTCAACAGATGGAAAAGTGGTCCTAAAGGAAGGCAGACATCCCGTAGTGGAAAAAGTGCTTAATGCACAAGAATATGTAGCGAATGACTGCTTTATGGATCAAGAGCGCGAAGTTTTGCTAATCACTGGTCCGAATATGAGTGGTAAAAGTACGTACATGCGCCAAATAGCGTTAACCGCTATTTTAGCTCAAATCGGATGTTATGTACCAGCTGATGAAGCGGTACTGCCCATTTTTGATCAAGTCTTTACAAGAATTGGGGCAGCGGACGATTTGATATCTGGTCAAAGTACATTCATGGTCGAGATGCTGGAAGCTAGAAATGCATTGACCAATGCTACACAAAACAGTTTAATTCTATTTGATGAAATTGGCCGCGGGACTTCTACCTATGATGGGATGGCCCTAGCACAGGCTATTATCGAATACATTCATACACATATTGGTGCGAAAACACTGTTTTCTACTCATTATCATGAATTAACGGTATTAGAAGACGAACTTGAAAAACTAAAGAACATCCATGTTAGTGCGATTGAACACAATGGAAAGCTTGTCTTTCTTCATAAAATCAAAGAAGGTCCAACAGATAAGAGTTACGGAATTCACGTAGCACAATTAGCTGAACTTCCGAAGGAATTAATTCATCGTGCCAATGAAATTTTATCCGCTCTAGAAAAACCTGATGTAAAACCTGTTGCTGTTAAAAGTTCAGTGAAGGAAATAAAGGAGCAACCAGCACAGTTGTCTTTCTTCGATGAACCGAAAGAAACGATGAAACAAGAGCTTTCTTCAAAAGAAAAGAAAGTACTAGATAAAATGAAGGAACTTGATTTATTAGATATAACGCCGCTTCAAGCGATTAATCTGTTGTACGATCTTCAGAAAAAGCTAAAGAGCTAA
- a CDS encoding M6 family metalloprotease domain-containing protein: protein MKKIFSLGLVITLILFSIVPAFAKSSPVENKTFAPKLPDYHKVDPDLAKEIKSSGGAVEGKKLESYNGKSYSKPQDTDRLQPKKVEDLHKKGIAIVVDFPLSGAGKSEVPGVDYDQIPIGMFDNLINGDEYNPYSLDEFKELATFGGKPASTNRTMKNYFNEVTYGQFSMDIDVVGWVTLPKTYNHYLGQDKGYYNDNGDAHIAELVKDAIVAAADHVDFTQYAVPAKPGDFWLHGDATSIKVDGKTVDKIVPNLLIIHRGTGAEFSLDPSIIWSHKWDITSASYFGEFYQTGNLPDESKLEHTVVDGVVVDTYNIVPEVGQDITGYLKVSNPHLVPKDYTGRPPSPPSVGVFAHEFSHVLGLPDLYDYGYDSEGVGMYSLMAGGSYGRDMQNRNYSGNSPVHPDAWSKTYLGYVDPIEVIGNQKLTVRPVNEFADIFKIDVPGSGGREYFLLENRQQSGFDAGLEYNLDGKDLHGLVVYHVVEDILARTFNRPNEAQNWDLNHLGLAQVPVNPDNGERHYAVSVVQADGQFDLERYLNDADSGDVFPGKYNVTSISPKGNVGPNTSSLYKWSKKGTETGIQIDNIVEHEDGTVTLDVKFNK from the coding sequence ATGAAAAAAATTTTTTCGCTAGGCCTAGTAATAACATTGATTTTATTTTCAATTGTACCAGCCTTCGCAAAATCAAGCCCTGTAGAAAACAAAACGTTTGCTCCAAAACTACCTGACTATCATAAGGTAGATCCTGACCTTGCCAAAGAAATTAAATCAAGTGGGGGTGCGGTTGAAGGAAAGAAGCTAGAGAGCTATAACGGAAAATCGTATAGTAAACCACAAGATACCGATAGATTGCAGCCAAAGAAGGTTGAGGATCTTCATAAAAAGGGGATTGCTATTGTTGTAGATTTTCCACTATCCGGAGCTGGAAAAAGTGAAGTACCAGGTGTGGATTATGATCAAATCCCTATTGGAATGTTTGATAATCTAATAAATGGAGATGAATATAATCCTTATTCTTTGGATGAATTTAAAGAATTAGCAACATTCGGTGGAAAACCAGCTTCTACAAATCGCACAATGAAGAATTACTTTAATGAGGTAACCTATGGCCAATTTAGTATGGATATCGATGTTGTTGGCTGGGTTACTTTGCCAAAAACATATAATCATTATTTAGGCCAAGATAAAGGCTACTATAATGACAATGGCGATGCTCATATCGCAGAACTTGTAAAAGACGCTATTGTTGCTGCCGCAGATCATGTAGACTTCACCCAATATGCTGTCCCTGCAAAACCAGGTGATTTCTGGTTACATGGTGATGCCACCTCAATAAAAGTTGATGGAAAAACAGTTGACAAAATTGTACCTAATCTATTAATCATTCACCGCGGAACGGGTGCAGAGTTTAGCTTAGACCCAAGCATTATTTGGTCACACAAATGGGATATTACAAGTGCAAGTTACTTTGGAGAGTTTTATCAAACGGGTAACCTACCTGATGAATCAAAATTAGAGCACACGGTAGTAGATGGTGTTGTTGTTGATACGTACAATATTGTTCCAGAGGTTGGGCAAGACATTACAGGTTATCTAAAAGTTTCTAATCCACACCTTGTACCGAAAGATTACACTGGAAGACCGCCATCCCCGCCAAGTGTAGGAGTATTTGCTCATGAATTCTCTCACGTACTTGGATTGCCAGATTTATATGATTACGGCTACGATTCTGAAGGGGTCGGAATGTATAGCTTAATGGCTGGTGGTTCTTATGGCCGCGACATGCAGAATAGAAACTATTCCGGAAATTCCCCTGTTCACCCGGATGCCTGGTCGAAAACATATCTAGGTTACGTTGACCCTATCGAAGTAATCGGCAATCAGAAATTAACTGTACGTCCAGTAAATGAGTTTGCTGATATTTTTAAAATCGATGTTCCAGGTTCAGGAGGTCGTGAATACTTCTTATTAGAAAACCGCCAGCAGTCAGGATTTGATGCAGGTTTAGAATATAACTTAGATGGTAAAGACCTTCATGGTCTAGTAGTCTACCATGTTGTCGAGGATATTCTTGCCAGAACGTTTAATCGTCCGAACGAAGCACAAAACTGGGATTTAAACCATCTTGGTCTAGCACAAGTGCCGGTGAATCCTGATAATGGCGAACGCCATTATGCTGTTAGTGTTGTGCAAGCAGATGGACAATTCGACTTGGAACGCTATTTAAATGATGCTGATTCCGGAGATGTTTTCCCTGGTAAGTATAATGTTACTTCGATTAGTCCAAAAGGGAATGTTGGTCCAAATACATCTTCACTATACAAATGGTCGAAAAAAGGTACTGAAACAGGTATCCAAATTGATAACATTGTAGAGCATGAAGACGGTACAGTTACATTAGACGTTAAATTTAATAAATAG